The genomic DNA ATACATTTTTGTTGTATATACTACTCACTATTAGGTAATTGGCATAACTGTTGTCTAGTTTGATCACATCATTTACGACCTAAAACTAATTATGAATATCTACAACTTAGAGTATAAAAAACCAAATGGAGAAATTATTCAATTTTCTGATTTTGAGGGAAAACTAATTTTAATAGTTAATACAGCTACAAAATGCGGATTATCTCCACAATTTAAGGGTCTGGAAGAATTGCATAAAAAACACAAGAATAATGGGTTGGTCATTATTGGTTTCCCATCAAATCAGTTTCTAAATCAGGAACCTGAAACGAATGAAACAATGGAACAAAGTTGTAAAATAAATTTTGGTGTTTCTTTCCAGCTTACTGAAAAAGTTGATGTTAACGGTAAAAATACGCATCCTGTTTTCAAATATTTAAAGAATGAGCTCGGTAGTATATGGGGTGGAAAAATAAAATGGAACTTCACAAAATTCTTAATCGATAAAAATGGAAAACCATATAAGCGATATTCACCAACTACAAAACCAGATATAATTGATAAAGATATTATAAACCTATTATCACATTAATACTTTAATAAATACCAATACTTCATAAGATAGTGTTCCTTGTAGAATCGCAGCTTGCAGCTTTGATTCTACATATAATTTAATCCGATTGAAAATCAGATCTACAATTCTACAACTTTTCAATAAACTCAGTAAGTAACTTAAACGAAGCATTATACCCCATCATGCTAATATTGGAAGGCACATCCCCCGGATTGTGGTAATAGTATTCCTTGTCCTTCTCTCCCATCAGGTAAAAGAATAAAGCAGGAACACCTGCCGCATGAAAAAAATGATGATCACTAATGGCTGCTACGGGTCGAGACATCAAAGGCTCTACATATTGCTTCTTCGTATTTATTTGTTTTATTTTATTAAAATCACTGCTGTTTGCTTTGGTGTTAACCACCATCAAACCACCTTCACCAGATGACATCATATCCAGATTAATCATCATGCGAATATCCTTCAAAGGCACAGGGCTATTTTCAACAAAATACTTAGATCCAAGCAAGCCAGCCTCTTCCGCTCCAAAACCTACAAATATCATGGTATATTCTGGTTGATTGAAAACATCACTATAATGTTTAGCAATATCCAACATCATAGCTACTCCACTGGCATTGTCGTTTGCTCCAGGATAAAAAGTATTATTTCCAAGCCGGCCCAAATGATCGTAATGAGCTCCAACAAGAATATATTTGTCTTTATGCGTTTTACCTTCAATTTTTCCGATTACGTTTTGTGTTTTATAACTGTAGTAATATTTAGTTTCGTGAAGCACTTCTATCATTGCCGCTTTTTTTGGCAGCTTGTCCTTTTTAACAATATAGGTTGGGAATTTTTCAAATGTCTGACTTACGCCCCATGTCACTTCCGATGAAACTAATAGCATAATAGCATCTGCACGAATATCATTTTTCAATACCAACTGATAATATTCATTGTCTTTTTCTTTTGCAAACTCATCTATATCTATCACTACACAAACTGCGGTATAATCTTCACTTGAAAATGCGTCATAAGCATCTTCATCTTTGATATTTTTTTTGCTTAAATAATACAAATCCAACTCTTTGTCTGCAATGGGTCCTGATGATGGCTTTAAAGTAAAATCAACCCCAGCTTTGAGGTCAATTCCATCTATACGTAGCAGAACATTGGTCGGAAACGTATTTACTTTTATCTGAAATTCTTGTACAAAATTTCGAATGCGTTTTCCTGCCTGACTTCCAACACTTCCTTCAATTATATTGTAGGGAAGTAAATTATTACTCTTGAATTCATTTTCAATTAAATAGGCTGCATTTTTATCGCCCGCATTGATATAACCTCTTCCATGCATATCTTCTGCACATAGTTTATCGATAATCGACTTGGCGTATTCGAGATCTTGTGATTGTACAAAAAGCCAGAAAAAGGAGAGAATAAATAAGACCAAATATCGCTTCATGATGATTTTGATTTAAAAATATAGGAGAATAAAATGTATATAATCAGAATAAGAGGAATAGCAAGAAACAAAAGAAAAACGAACAAAATAATAGCTATGATGATCAATAAGTATTGGGGCATGTTTTCCTTGAAAGACAACGACTTAAACTTAAGTGACATCAATTTCATATCGGACAGCATCATCCATGATAAGCCAATTGTAACCAAAAGCAAAACCCATGGATTGAGCATAATTTTTTCAAGGTAGAATGTCTCGTAATTCAAAACATACAAATCGAAACGCATGATTAAGGGCAAGGAGGCTACGAAAAGAGCTGCTGCAGGAGTTGGCAATCCTGTAAAAACATTTTTTTGATCTTCATCAGTATTGAATTTCGCTAAACGCAAGGCGGCTGCAATAACAAATATAAACGCCAATAAGCTCACAATAGGAATTCCAGTAAAGTGTAACTTATAAACCCATGCCTGATGTGATTTAATTAAAAGAACATGTAAAATTGTTGCCGGTAAAATACCAAAGCTCACAATATCTGCAAGCGAGTCTAGTTGTTTTCCTAATTCACTTTGGGTTTTTAACAAACGTGCTGTAGTTCCATCTAGGAAATCAAAAATGGCAGCCCAGATTAAGAAAAATGCGCCCATTACAGGATCTCCATATAAAGTATTGACAATTCCTGTAAATCCTAAAAACAGATTTGTCAGTGTAAAAATGTTGGCTAAATTTTTGGTTAAAAACTTCATCATAAATAATTAATCATTCAAATTTAAAATATCTAATTAAAATCCGATGAAAGAATTGTGGAATCAGCGTTACGCTGAAGATGAATATATATACGGAACAGCTCCCAACATGCTTGTAAAGGAGTTTATTGACCAAGCAGAAGCAGGAAAAATTTTATTTGCTGCAGAAGGTGAAGGACGAAATGCAGTATATGCTGCTAAACATAATTGGCAGGTGGATGCTGTTGACTATAGCGAAGAAGGTAGAAAGAAAGCTCTGTTGTTAGCAAAACAAGAAAATGTAACAATCAATTACACTGTTTCTGATATCTTGAATTATGAATTAGAAGAAAATAAATATGATGCAATTGCGCTGATCTATTTTCATATGCCTCCAACAATCCGACAAGAAATCCATCAAAGAATGATTAATGCCCTAAAGCCAAAAGGCCATATACTATTAATGGCTTTTGATAAAAAGCAAATCAATAATGATAGTGGTGGACCTAAAAAAATAGAATTATTATACAACAAGGAATTAATTGAAGATGATTTTAAAGGTCTAAATTTTCTTAAATTTGAAGAGAAAGAATTGCATTTAGAAGAAGGAACATTTCATTCAGGAATTTCAGATAACATTCTTCTAATAGCACAAAAGCCATAAAAATGAAGCATGTTTTATTCATCATTATTCTGCTAAATTTTGTCCCTACTATTTCATGGACACAAACTGAAGTGAAAGATGAAAAAATGGATGAATTTGGAACCTTATTCCTTGTGGCTCTTCAAAGCAAAGACATCAATAAGATGCTTGAGCTTAAGCCCAGTCCCAAAATTTGGAGAGCAGCCTTGCCAAATGAAACTAAATCGCTGAGCGATGATCAGTTACTTAACGACATTAATAAAAGTGAAAAATTTGTAAGCGATTTCAACAATATCATTGAATCGGCTGAAAAAACAAAAATAAATCTTGATGAATTTGAATATATTGGTGCTTTATATGGTAAAATAGAAGCCGGGAAAATGATTGGTATTTCATTAAAATACTCCTATAAGCAAAATGAAATTAACATTCCAGTTTCGTTGCTTCGCCACGATTCAAAATTTTATCTGTCTGAAATATTATTAAGTTACGATATATTCTCTCGCAATAATTTGGGGAAATAAGGCAGATATTCTCCCATTCTTTACGATGGAAGATTTAAAATATTGAACTCTCTGGGCTTAATTCATTTTCTGATAATTAAAGGGATTCTAGAATGATTTATTGAAATAGCTTTGATTGATCCTAAAACACAAAACGCATGTATGAAATCGAAAAACTAGATAAAATAGCCATTACGGTTCATTCACATAAACTTCTTCGGGTACTATTAAATGAAAACCCGATACTCGAAGAAATTATGCGCGAATCAAAAAATGAGACAGAAGCATTGATTGGTGTTAAAAACTGGGTTATGAGTGAATTGGTTAAAAGCCCGGATGCACTTGCGTTTTACAAAGGAAAAACAAAAGGCAGGATTGCATATGAGAAGCTAAACTGGGAAGACTTTGCAGCGATTCGTATATTGGATTATGTTGATAATGCTGGACGAAGTTATGAGGACTTAAATCTCAAAGGAGAAAAAGCCGTTTCCAATCCTGTAAAATTAATTTGGCTAGCCGTAACAAAAGGAACAGGTGGAGCAAAACCCTATTTTTTCGATGACATGATTCAATTATTCAGGCAGCTTAGTGGTACAAGTAAAAGAGTAGTACCTTCATCTGAAAAGATTTTTGAATGGATAAATCGATGGCCTACAGGAACCGATCCTCGTATCATTAAGTTACGTGAAGAAAACAGAGATCGAATTATCAATATTTTCATAGACAAAATAGACAATGGGGAGATAAGCGATAGAAAATATTTTTTTGATGAAGGCAGTTCCAGAGAGCAGAAATACCTGAAGATGCTGGAATGGTGGGATGAAAAAAGCTTTCATCTAAGATTTGCAGTTCGGGAACCCGACATGCTGAACGAATTATTAGGTTCGTCTCTGGATCCTGATAGCATGAAAATCCTTTATGATGCAAAGAAACAAGGCATTCCTTTCTTTGTGAATCCATATTATCTTTCCCTATTGCATGTGAGAGTTCCTTATTTTGCCATTGGAGCTGATTTAGCCATTCGCCATTATATTATTTATAGTGAGCAATTAGTTAAAGAGTTCGGGGAAATTGTTGCCTGGGAAAAGGAAGATAAAGTAGAAAGTGGAAAACCAAATGCAGCAGGCTGGCTATTGCCGTCTCACAACAATATTCATAGGCGCTATCCTGAAGTAGCTATCTTGATTCCGGATACAGTAGGTCGTGCCTGTGGGGGGCTCTGTTCCTCCTGCCAGCGCATGTATGATTTCCAGCGTGGCAATTTGAATTTTAATCTGGATAAACTCAAACCAAAAGAAACATGGCCTGAGAAACTGAAACACTTGATGGCTTATTTTGAGAATGATTCGCAGCTAAGGGACATTTTAATAACTGGTGGAGATGCCTTGATGAGTTCCGATAAATCACTTAAAAGTTTATTGGACGAAATTTACAACATGGCCATTCGAAAAACAAAAGCCAATAAAAAGCGAAATGATGGTGAAAAATATGCGGAAATTCAGCGTGTTAGACTAGGCAGCCGACTACCTGTTTATTTACCTCAGCGTATTACATCCGAATTAACAAGCATCCTCAAAGAATTCAAAACCAAAGCCACTAAAATCGGGATAAAACAGTTTGTTATTCAAACTCATTTTGAATCGCCTATGGAAGTGACACCCGAATCAGTTAATGGAATTAGTAAATTGATTGAATCGGGCTGGACCATTACCAATCAACTCGTTTTTTCTACTGCTGCATCTCGAAGAGGGCATTCTTCAAAACTCCGAAAAGTATTAAACGACATTGGTGTATTAACTTATTACACTTTTTCAGTGAAGGGTTACATGGAGAACAACCACAATTTTGCTACCAACGAAAGAGCCGTTCAAGAACAATTAGAAGAAAAAATTGTTGGCAAAATTGACGAGAAATATTTCGATCTGATTAAAGAATTCCCACACCAGGCTGAAAATATGGTTACAAATATTAATAAAATTCGATTGGAAGCAAACTTGCCTTTTTTAGCTACTGACAGAAATGTTTTAAATCTTCCTGGAGTTGGTAAAAGCTTAACCTATCGCGTTATTGGGATTACTCGTTATGGTAGACGAATTCTTGAATTTGATCATGACCGAACCCGCTCTCATAGCCCAATTATTAATACCATGGGAAAAGTAGTTATAATAGAATCAAAATCAATATCCGAATATCTCGAACAGCTTGTGTTTTTAGGTGAACAAATTGAAGACTACGAAAATATTTACGGCTATTCAATAGGAGAAACAGAACCCAGAGTTCCTTTGTTTGAGTACCCTGCCTATAATTATAAATTAACCGAGGAATTCACTAATTTAGAAATTTAAGATGCTTGAGCCCATTCAACACTTCTATCAAAAAGAAGGATTTCAAATTGATAATATCAAAAACATTACGATTGGACAGAAATATGTTGCTGTTGAAATAATGAATGGTAATATTGGCGTTTGTGCAACACTAAATCATTCTGTTAAAACCGACTTTACTAATTTGGATTTGACCAACAATTCATACAGAATTGTACTTAACGCCTATTATAATGCACTATTGAATTATAATAATAACTATGAAGACTCATTCGATATCTTTGATAAAATAGACTTCCATCAGGCAGGTAATGTTGTCATGGTTGGTTATTTTAAATCCTTGGTTCAAAAGTTTGAAGAAGAAAATATTTCTTTGTCTATTTTTGATTTGTATGATGAATCGGATAAAATTGTGGCTATTGAGAAACAGCAAGAATACATAGCAAAGTCAGATACACTGATCCTAAGCTCCACCAGTATTTTCAATCAGACCTTCTTCGATTTGGTTAATTCAACACCTCCAAACTGCCATGTGTATTTGCTTGGGCCTTCTAGCCTGCTACATTCTGATATGTTTCACTACAAGAATATCAGTGTGCTATTCGGATCCATCTTTCAGAATAATAAAGACAAGCTTATTGATATCATCAAACAGGGAGAAGGAACACCTTCCTTCTCAAAATACATGCAAAAAGTATATTTGAAGAACTAAGAATTTATGGAAATCAGAAATTATATCCCATCAGATTATGAGCAGCTCCAATATTTATGGGAAGTAACCGGCATGGGAGGAAAATTTCGTGGAGATAACGAAGCAGTTATTGCCAAAACTATTAATGCCGGAGGAAAATTAATTGTTCTAATCCATGAAAACAAACTGATTGGAAGTAGTTGGATAACCAATGATGCCAGAAGACTTTATTTACATCATTTTGGAATTTCACCTGAATATCAGGGTAAAGGCTTATCAAAATTGCTACTAGATGAAAGTTTAAAATTCGCACGAGAAACGAAACTCCAAATTAAACTTGAAGTCCACAAAGACAGCGAAATAGCACTTAAAATTTACAAAAAAGCTGGATTTGGGTATCTGGGAGATTATGAAGTTCATATTATTCGGGAATACTAATTTATCTGCTTTAACGTCATCTATAACCAAAGACAGAATTGATCCTCTGATACAGGATTAAATTCTTGACTTAAGATAGCTTTTCAGACAAATAACTTGAGTTCATCTCCCTTTTGAAGTGGTTTATCCTGAATTCTTATCTTTGCTCTCATTTTTAAGCTTTGAGAAAATTCCTCTGGATATTATACCAACCCTACAAGTGGCTTATTTTTATTCCACTGGCACTAATTCTAACCCTATTATTTGGGTTTTTTACTGTTGCCGTCTATTATCTTAGTAATCCAAGAATTGCCAGTTATTTAGGTGGTGTAATTTGGGCTCGCGTTTTATGTATTATAACACCTATACGTTTAAGGAAAACAGGTAAAAAAAATATTCAAAAGAAACAATCCTATGTGATTGTGGCAAACCACAGCAGTAGTTTTGATATTTTGGTTTTATATGCTCGTTTAGGAGTTGATTTTAAATGGGTGATGAAACAAGAACTCAGAAAAGTACCGGGATTAGGTGTAGCATGTGAAAAACTGGGACATATTTTTATCGATCGCTCTAGTCCAAAAGCTGCTTTGGAAACCATTGCAAAAGCAAAATCTAGTATCAAAGACGGCACCTGTATCGTATTTTTTCCTGAAGGTACCCGAAATAAAAAAGGAGAACTGGCAGATTTCAAAAAAGGGGCTTTTAAAATGGCTTTCGATTTGAACCTACCCATTTTGCCTGTAAGTGTAAAAGGAACCAATAAAATCCATGAACCAGATACCCTAAACATTTTCCCGGGAACAGCTACCTTGATTTTCCACCCTCCAATTCATCTTGAAAATTACGCTTGGGAAAATGTTGATGAACTGATGAAACATGCAAGAGATGTGATAAGTTCTGGTTTGAGAGACTGAAACCTAAAAATTAGTTCTCAATGCATTTCTTGAAGCTCTATCCACTAAAGAGAATATTATTTAACTCATTGTCTTTCAAAGTAGATAAGGACAATTCGTATCAATTTCCTTTAGTGTCCCCTTCGGGAGACACTAAAGTTAAGAAAAGTTTAAAAGGCTAACCTACCTAAAGCTCATCCTTTCCCCTCATTGTCTCTCAAAGAGGATTATGAGTACACGATACAATTAACATTTCGTATCTTTGAATATGGCTGTCAGAACTCTTCAAACTGAAAATAATATAATATTCTTTTGCTCCTTTACCTGTTTGAATTGGATGAATTTGTTTAAAATATTGGACTTTTACTCTGAAATTTATAAATGGTTTGACAAGCTTAAAGAGAAAAAATGTGAAATTATTGGATATGTGATTATGCCTAATCATATGCACCTTCTACTTTTTATTCCTGAGTTTTTGTCAATCAATAAACTTATCGGAAATGGCAAAAGGTTCATGGCTTATGAAATAGTTAAACAACTAGAAAGATCAAAATACCAGAAAATACTATCAAGCATGGAAGCTGTGGTTACAAAACAGGAGAAAACCAGAGGGAAAAAGCACCGGGTTTTTCAACCTTCATTCGACTCAAAGCCTGTATATGAGGAAGGATTTCTAATTCAAAAACTGGATTACATCCATCATAATCCGGTATCTGGCAAATGGAATCTAGTAGACGATTTTACAGAGTATCAACACTCTAGCGCAGGTTTTTATGAACTTGGGAAGGAGGGAATATATCCAATAACACATTACAAAGACATATTAGGCTGATTTGGTCCTTTTCATTCAGTGTCCCCTTCGGGAGACACTAAAGTTAAAAAAAGGCTCCAACACACCTATAGCCCATCCGTTCCCCTCATTGTCTCTCAAAGAGGACAATGAGAATTCGATGCAATTTGTCTTTCAGTGTTCCTTTGTAGTTCTAAAGATGATTGAAAGGTTTCAACTCACCTATAACTTATTCCTCAATGCATTTCTTGAAGCTCTATCTACTAAAGAAAAAATTCGATCTATCTGATTTTTCTGATGCGACACTTTATGACCAGCGACTTTGATAATCTCTAAATCCAGCTTATCGTAAAACGTAAAAAATTCCTGATACAACTCAAAATTTTTCAGCCGAGTATTTTTCTTGGTGAAATAATCCATTTTCTCCAATCGTTCCCTCCTATCAATTAGGCTTAGTATATTTTGGGAATCTGTATAAATATAGAGTTTTTGTTCATTAAATGGTAGGTCAGCCAATGCCCAAATAAGTGTTTGCAATTCCAATTTTGTTGAAGAGGTTTGCTCAAATCGTTTTAATTGTACTCTGGATTTTAACACCTCCAAAGAAATTTCTAACACATCAATAAACAAATAAGCTCCATAGCCAATCTTTGATTGAACATGTACACTTCCATCCGTAAAAAGCATTTGTTTATTCATGAAATAATTGAGTTAAGTAAAATCAGTAACTAGATTTTTTCGTATGTATCATTCGGAATCCAACCAACCTTTCCATCAGCTAATTCCATTTTTGTCCACTCACCAACATGCTCTATTAAATCTACTTTTAAGCCTTCATGAATCAGGAACAAATCTGTACTCTTTTCATCAGGAGCACTTTTAACATAAACTGTTGGCTCAAAAATTATTGCATACCCACTATTCCTTTCCATGGATGATTTTTGAATACTGAACAATGTGGTGATGATAAAAACTAAAAGAAGGATGGAGAAAACAGGGATTAGAATTTTTTTAAGGAAAACAGACTGAAATACAACAATGAAAACAACGAATATCAATACTAGAACAAATAAAAAGATACTGATAATACTCCATTTTTTTGAGCTGAATAAAAAAAGTGTTGACTTCCATATTCGAACTAAGAAGAAATCAGGTACTACTTCTATTTTATCAGTAATATTCAGCTTAGCCAATTCTAAGTTATAGACAATTTCGCTCTGATTACCTCCATGCAATAATGCTTTTTCATAATACAAAATTGCACTTGTATAGTTCTCAAGTTTATAATTTGTGTTGGCCGTGTTGTAATACAAATTTGCCGATTCAATTCCCGAATTAACTAAGGAATCGTACACTTTTATTGCTTTGTGATATTCGTTTTGCCTATAAAGTTCATTGGCCTCTTCAAATATTTTTTTTATTTGAACAGAATCAGCAAGTGCTACTGTTGTAACAAAAACAGCAATAAGAATAATCAATATTTTCTGAATAATTCGATTCATTTTGCCAATTCTTTTTCAAGTTTTGTCAATAAAGCCAATGCACTCTGATAGGTTGAATCAAGATTGTCTGCACTGGAATCAGGTGCAAATCGCGCAAATTCGCATGCATCTAAAAGCTGAAATAAGTTAGTTACTAATTCCTTATCAACACTTCTTTCAAAAAAGATCTCATTTACCTTCTCACGAGATAATTCGGCTGATGAAAGCATAAGTTTATCTCCCAGATAACCATAAACAGCATTGGATATTTCTTCAAAAAAACCAACCTTATCATTTAATTGGAGCAACTTTTTGGCTGTCTTAAGTTTCTTATTTGAATAGGAGGATGCTTTCTTTTGCCTGAACAAACTCACATTGGTTCGAAGATGTTTAAATCGCTTATAGTAAAACAGCAAAAGCAGAAAGACAATTGCTGGAATTAGATAAAACAAATAGAATGTTAATGAACCAACAAACCTATTTGCAATGCTGCTGTATGAACCTAAATCTTGCTGTATGAAATGAATATCTTTCCCTCTTAATTCGATTTCTTTTTTGCTTAAACCAGTTGGTAAATCTCCAGCATAATTACCTTCTCCTTTTTCAACCTTTATTTTTATCTGCTCATTTTCTAAATTTTTATATTGAGCACTTTGAACATCAAAATATACAAATTTGATACTTGGCAATGTAAATGTTCCCGCTTTACGTGGCACCAATAAATACTCAAACGACTTAAAGCCTTTAAATCCATTACTGGTGAGTGATAAATTTTGTTTGATCTTCGGTTCATATGTTTCAATATCATCTGGCAAATCAAGATTAAAATCAGTTAACATATGAAGATTTCCTGTTCCTTGTACTTTTATGGTTAAAGTGATTGGATCATTGATTTTGGTAGCTGTTTTATCAGTAGAAACCTGAAATGTAAAACTTCCTGTTAGATCCTCATATTCTGCAGGAGCAGTTGGTAAACTGGAAACCTGAATATATACAGGAGAAGAATATACTTTTGCCCTCACTTTCTCAGCATATCTAATTTTTGGACCATAAAACATATACTCAGCCTGATTTCTAGCATCCCTGGTTTTCACTTCTTTAATGTCCAACTTCATAGTAGGAGCTTCCAGTTTAATTCGTCCGGTTTTTTGAGCAAAAAGCACCTTTTTTTCTAATACAATTACAAAATATTGAATTCCATCTAATACTTCGTTTTCAACTCTTAATTGTCCAATATCAATATTCTCAACCAAAAAGCCTTCATAAGTTGGCAGTTTATAATCAGAAATGTCAATAATTTCTTTCCTTGAATAAACCTTCTGTGTAACAGATATCGCTTGTCCTTTATAAATTTTTGATTGGCTGACCAACGTACTTGTAAAAACACTTTTGTCAGATCCTTGAGGACTTCCCTGAGTAGCAGAATTTGATCCCATATTCTCTTTGGAAACCTGTATGCTAATGCTTTTTGTCTTTAATGTTTTCCCATCAATTTTTACAGATGCAGGATCAATAGTTAGTTTGCCAACACTTGTTGGTTTAAGGGCAATTGTAAATTGATATTCATGAATGGCTACTCCATTAATTTCTGTAGTTGATTGGTATTGCTGTGGTTGAGATAGTACTTGAAAGCCGGTAAATGTTGGAAATTGAAGATCTGTAATTCTTTGAAAATTACCAGATACTTTAAAGGTCACATTAATATTTTGATGCTGACTTATCTGTTTTGAGCTCACCGAGGCGGTAAAACTTTGGGCAAATAAAGGCTTGGTTACCACCAAAGCGATCAATAGAAAAAGCAATATGTATATGCCTTTTTTTACCATTCCTTTTCAATTTTTACTTTCACTGGTTTGGCTTTTTGTTTGATGATTTTGGCTTGTACGTCCTTTTCATTTTGCTCTTGCGCTTTCAACAGTTTTTCTGCTTCCTTTTTAGTCATCTTTTGCTCATCAGGTTTGGGCTGTTGTTGCTTTTCTTTATCCTCCCCTTTCTTATCATCTTTTTCTTGTTGTTGCTGATCCTTTTTTTGTTCGTCTTTTTTATCCTTATTCTCTTCTTTTTGGTCTTGTTTTTCCTGATCTTCTTTTTTATCCTGATCCTGATTTTGTTGATTATTTTGCCCCTCTCCCTTCGGTTTATTCTTCAGTGCATAGGACAGGTTATACTTCGATTCCATATCAGTAGGGTCTACTTTAAGCGCCTCTTTATAAGCTTCTATACTCTGATCAAGATATTGGCTTTTCTTCTGCATTTCTTCCTGATTAGAGCTTTCCTTTATGCTTTTAAAAGCTTCCAGATTCGAATTTCCTAAATTATAATATGCCCGATTTTTCAAATGATTGTCATCTGTTGTATTTGCCGAAATCGTGAATTGAGTTATGGCTTCATCATAGCGCCCTTGTTCAAAATAAGAATCTCCTAAGTTAAAGCTAGCTTGTTCATGTTTTTGATCTATTTCGAGGGCTTTTTTATAATTTGCTTCCGCATCAGTGAATTGATTCTTTGTATATAGCTTGTTTCCTTTCCGTGTCATTTTATGCTCATTCTGACCAAAAGACAACACAGTGATTGCACTCAAAAGTATAGTGAGGATTAGTTTATTCATTTTTAGTAAGCTTTAGACTTTTAAAACTAAATGTCAACTTGCTTTTCCTTTCAAAAATAAAGAAATCGATGATTAATAATAGCAAAGCCAAGGCAAGAAAAATTTGAAACTGACTTTTATAATCTGTTATAACTTTGGCATCAAACTCTTTTTCTTCCTGCCTATTAATGGTTTTAATCAACTCTCTTAAATCATCACCTGAATTGGTAATACGATAATACTCGCCATCACCAAAAGCGGCAATTTCCTGAAGCATGCTTTCGTTTAACTTGCTTAAAATAATACTGTTTTGCTTATCTCTTTGATAATCAACCTGTCGATTGTTGTAATAAATAGGAACCGGAGCCCCTTTTAACGTACCTATCCCAACCGTGTGTATGACTATTCCTTCTTTCTCTGCAGCTTTTGCTGATTCATAGGCATCTCCTTCATGATTTTCTCCATCAGAAATAATCAATAATGTGCTGTGTTTTTTATCACCTGCTTCGAACATTTCCACCGAAAGGTCAATCGCATCTCCTATGGCAGTTCCTTGTGTTGGTAAAAGAGACGTATTCAAATTTGACAAAAGTAGTTTTGCAGCAGAATGATCGATGGTCATAGGCATTTGAACATAGGCATTGCCAGCAAAAACCAGAATACCAATCCGATCGCCCTCCAGTTTATCAATTAATCTATAAATAAACTGTTTTGATCTTTCCAAACGATTAGGCGTAATATCTTCAGCCAGCATACTTTTCGAAAGATCCAAAGCAATTACTAAATCTATTCCTTTGCGTTTAACCTTTTCGACTTTTGAACCAAACTGAAGATTGGCCATAGCAATAATCAGTGATGCTAATGCCAGTGAAAATAAGATAAA from Bacteroidota bacterium includes the following:
- a CDS encoding glutathione peroxidase; protein product: MNIYNLEYKKPNGEIIQFSDFEGKLILIVNTATKCGLSPQFKGLEELHKKHKNNGLVIIGFPSNQFLNQEPETNETMEQSCKINFGVSFQLTEKVDVNGKNTHPVFKYLKNELGSIWGGKIKWNFTKFLIDKNGKPYKRYSPTTKPDIIDKDIINLLSH
- a CDS encoding M20/M25/M40 family metallo-hydrolase; protein product: MKRYLVLFILSFFWLFVQSQDLEYAKSIIDKLCAEDMHGRGYINAGDKNAAYLIENEFKSNNLLPYNIIEGSVGSQAGKRIRNFVQEFQIKVNTFPTNVLLRIDGIDLKAGVDFTLKPSSGPIADKELDLYYLSKKNIKDEDAYDAFSSEDYTAVCVVIDIDEFAKEKDNEYYQLVLKNDIRADAIMLLVSSEVTWGVSQTFEKFPTYIVKKDKLPKKAAMIEVLHETKYYYSYKTQNVIGKIEGKTHKDKYILVGAHYDHLGRLGNNTFYPGANDNASGVAMMLDIAKHYSDVFNQPEYTMIFVGFGAEEAGLLGSKYFVENSPVPLKDIRMMINLDMMSSGEGGLMVVNTKANSSDFNKIKQINTKKQYVEPLMSRPVAAISDHHFFHAAGVPALFFYLMGEKDKEYYYHNPGDVPSNISMMGYNASFKLLTEFIEKL
- a CDS encoding class I SAM-dependent methyltransferase, with protein sequence MKELWNQRYAEDEYIYGTAPNMLVKEFIDQAEAGKILFAAEGEGRNAVYAAKHNWQVDAVDYSEEGRKKALLLAKQENVTINYTVSDILNYELEENKYDAIALIYFHMPPTIRQEIHQRMINALKPKGHILLMAFDKKQINNDSGGPKKIELLYNKELIEDDFKGLNFLKFEEKELHLEEGTFHSGISDNILLIAQKP
- a CDS encoding KamA family protein, with protein sequence MYEIEKLDKIAITVHSHKLLRVLLNENPILEEIMRESKNETEALIGVKNWVMSELVKSPDALAFYKGKTKGRIAYEKLNWEDFAAIRILDYVDNAGRSYEDLNLKGEKAVSNPVKLIWLAVTKGTGGAKPYFFDDMIQLFRQLSGTSKRVVPSSEKIFEWINRWPTGTDPRIIKLREENRDRIINIFIDKIDNGEISDRKYFFDEGSSREQKYLKMLEWWDEKSFHLRFAVREPDMLNELLGSSLDPDSMKILYDAKKQGIPFFVNPYYLSLLHVRVPYFAIGADLAIRHYIIYSEQLVKEFGEIVAWEKEDKVESGKPNAAGWLLPSHNNIHRRYPEVAILIPDTVGRACGGLCSSCQRMYDFQRGNLNFNLDKLKPKETWPEKLKHLMAYFENDSQLRDILITGGDALMSSDKSLKSLLDEIYNMAIRKTKANKKRNDGEKYAEIQRVRLGSRLPVYLPQRITSELTSILKEFKTKATKIGIKQFVIQTHFESPMEVTPESVNGISKLIESGWTITNQLVFSTAASRRGHSSKLRKVLNDIGVLTYYTFSVKGYMENNHNFATNERAVQEQLEEKIVGKIDEKYFDLIKEFPHQAENMVTNINKIRLEANLPFLATDRNVLNLPGVGKSLTYRVIGITRYGRRILEFDHDRTRSHSPIINTMGKVVIIESKSISEYLEQLVFLGEQIEDYENIYGYSIGETEPRVPLFEYPAYNYKLTEEFTNLEI
- a CDS encoding GNAT family N-acetyltransferase — translated: MEIRNYIPSDYEQLQYLWEVTGMGGKFRGDNEAVIAKTINAGGKLIVLIHENKLIGSSWITNDARRLYLHHFGISPEYQGKGLSKLLLDESLKFARETKLQIKLEVHKDSEIALKIYKKAGFGYLGDYEVHIIREY
- a CDS encoding 1-acyl-sn-glycerol-3-phosphate acyltransferase codes for the protein MRKFLWILYQPYKWLIFIPLALILTLLFGFFTVAVYYLSNPRIASYLGGVIWARVLCIITPIRLRKTGKKNIQKKQSYVIVANHSSSFDILVLYARLGVDFKWVMKQELRKVPGLGVACEKLGHIFIDRSSPKAALETIAKAKSSIKDGTCIVFFPEGTRNKKGELADFKKGAFKMAFDLNLPILPVSVKGTNKIHEPDTLNIFPGTATLIFHPPIHLENYAWENVDELMKHARDVISSGLRD